One segment of Gordonia terrae DNA contains the following:
- a CDS encoding IS30 family transposase, translating into MEVFAVATADWSRRTSDVAVGVRRQWRADRALRPAMRSPGRPEPSRQVQREFWRVVATGVSTAQASIAVGVSVPVGTRWFRHAGGMRPLSLDEPSGRYLSFAEREEIALLRAQDRGVREIARWIGRSPATISRELRRNAATRSGKLEYRALVAQWKAQQAAKRPKTAKLVAHVELREYVQDRLAGVVRRPDGTIAAGPTPPPWKGLNKPHRANRRWSLAWSPEQISQRLKVDFPDDESMRISHEAIYQSLFIEGRGALKRELVACLRTGRALREPRARSRNKPQGHVTSDVVFSQRPAEAEDRAVPGHWEGDLIIGTGRSAIGTIVERRSRATLLVHLPRQQGWGEQPPVKNGPALGGYGAIAMNAGLTASIAALPQQLRKTLTWDRGKELSAHAQFAMDTGTQVFFADPHSPWQRPSNENTNGVLRQYFPKGTDLSRWSAEDLEAIAYTLNNRPRKVLGWKTPAEVFGEQLHSLQQPSVASTD; encoded by the coding sequence ATGGAGGTGTTTGCGGTGGCTACGGCGGACTGGAGTCGGAGGACCAGCGATGTGGCGGTAGGTGTTCGTCGGCAGTGGCGTGCTGATCGTGCACTTCGGCCGGCGATGCGATCGCCGGGGCGGCCGGAGCCGTCGCGGCAGGTGCAACGTGAGTTTTGGCGGGTGGTCGCGACGGGGGTGAGCACGGCACAGGCATCGATCGCTGTCGGTGTGTCGGTGCCGGTGGGTACACGCTGGTTCCGCCACGCTGGCGGCATGAGGCCGCTGAGTCTGGATGAGCCTTCGGGCCGCTATCTATCCTTCGCCGAACGGGAAGAGATCGCGCTGCTACGCGCCCAGGATCGTGGGGTGCGTGAGATCGCACGGTGGATCGGGCGGAGTCCGGCCACGATCTCGCGTGAGCTACGGCGCAACGCCGCAACCAGGAGCGGGAAGCTCGAGTATCGGGCGTTGGTGGCGCAGTGGAAAGCCCAGCAGGCCGCCAAGCGCCCGAAAACAGCGAAGCTCGTGGCCCACGTCGAGTTGCGGGAGTACGTACAGGACCGCCTGGCCGGCGTTGTCCGCCGTCCCGATGGCACGATCGCTGCGGGCCCCACGCCACCGCCATGGAAGGGGCTTAACAAACCGCACCGGGCCAACCGGCGGTGGTCGCTGGCGTGGAGTCCAGAGCAGATCTCCCAGCGTTTGAAGGTCGACTTCCCCGATGATGAATCCATGCGTATCAGTCACGAGGCGATCTACCAGTCCCTGTTCATCGAGGGCCGCGGCGCGCTCAAACGTGAGCTGGTCGCGTGCCTGCGCACCGGACGTGCACTGAGGGAGCCGCGGGCCCGCTCGCGCAACAAGCCGCAGGGTCACGTCACCTCCGATGTCGTGTTCAGTCAGCGCCCTGCCGAGGCCGAGGACCGTGCCGTCCCCGGGCACTGGGAGGGTGATCTGATTATCGGAACTGGGAGATCGGCGATCGGCACGATCGTTGAACGTCGTAGTCGTGCAACACTTCTGGTGCATCTGCCACGCCAGCAGGGCTGGGGTGAGCAGCCGCCTGTGAAGAACGGGCCCGCACTCGGTGGCTACGGTGCCATCGCGATGAATGCAGGACTGACAGCGTCGATCGCCGCGCTGCCGCAGCAGTTGCGCAAAACGTTGACGTGGGATCGCGGCAAGGAACTGTCCGCTCACGCCCAGTTCGCGATGGACACCGGAACGCAGGTGTTCTTCGCCGATCCGCACTCACCGTGGCAGCGACCATCCAACGAGAACACCAATGGTGTTCTGCGCCAATATTTTCCTAAGGGAACTGATCTGTCGCGGTGGTCAGCTGAGGACCTCGAGGCCATCGCCTACACCCTCAACAACCGTCCTAGAAAAGTCCTTGGATGGAAAACTCCCGCCGAAGTCTTTGGCGAACAACTACACTCGCTACAACAACCCAGTGTTGCATCGACCGATTGA
- a CDS encoding IS3 family transposase: MEFVAAHRDEHGVDPICAALRDTSAQIAPSTVRAHLSPQKTEAPRVVRDRELLTQVRAVHADNLGVYGARKVHAQLRRQGHSAARCTVERLMKADGLQGIARLKTRKTTRSEGAETPRPADRVNRQFTAAAPNALWVADLTYIRTHSGWVYAAFVLDVFSRMVVGWQVSTTMHTDLALDALNMGLWARSRAGHDVAGLIHHSDRGVQGGFNWSSQHHDHGGVCGGYGGLESEDQRCGGRCSSAVAC; this comes from the coding sequence GTGGAGTTCGTCGCGGCTCACCGCGATGAACACGGAGTCGATCCGATCTGTGCGGCATTGCGCGATACGTCCGCCCAGATCGCTCCGTCCACGGTACGAGCCCACCTGAGCCCCCAGAAGACCGAGGCGCCTCGTGTGGTGCGTGACCGGGAGCTCCTTACCCAGGTCCGCGCGGTGCATGCCGACAACCTCGGCGTCTACGGTGCCCGCAAGGTGCATGCCCAATTGCGCAGACAGGGCCATAGTGCTGCCCGCTGCACCGTCGAGCGATTGATGAAAGCCGATGGGCTGCAAGGGATAGCGAGACTCAAGACACGCAAGACCACGCGCAGCGAGGGAGCTGAAACACCCCGGCCGGCTGACCGGGTCAACCGTCAGTTCACCGCGGCGGCACCGAACGCGTTGTGGGTGGCGGACCTGACCTACATCCGCACCCACTCGGGCTGGGTGTACGCGGCGTTCGTCCTGGACGTGTTCTCGCGGATGGTCGTCGGCTGGCAGGTCTCGACCACCATGCACACCGACCTCGCCCTCGACGCCCTGAACATGGGATTGTGGGCACGGTCGCGTGCCGGCCACGACGTGGCCGGGCTGATCCACCACTCCGACCGCGGAGTGCAAGGCGGATTCAACTGGTCGTCGCAACACCATGATCATGGAGGTGTTTGCGGTGGCTACGGCGGACTGGAGTCGGAGGACCAGCGATGTGGCGGTAGGTGTTCGTCGGCAGTGGCGTGCTGA
- a CDS encoding transposase, whose translation MAAPRKYSEELKDRATRMACEARRDPDSSRGAIKRIADQLGVHPEALRNWVRQAEIDGGVRPGTTSEDADRIAALERENRELRRANTILKQASAFFAAEIDRPQR comes from the coding sequence ATGGCAGCACCACGCAAGTACAGTGAGGAACTCAAGGACCGGGCCACCCGGATGGCATGTGAAGCGCGACGAGATCCCGATTCGTCGAGAGGTGCGATCAAGCGGATCGCCGATCAGCTCGGAGTCCATCCCGAGGCGTTGCGCAATTGGGTTCGTCAGGCCGAGATCGACGGCGGGGTCCGCCCGGGCACCACGAGTGAGGACGCTGACCGCATCGCGGCGTTGGAGCGGGAGAACCGTGAACTGCGGCGAGCGAACACGATCTTGAAGCAGGCTTCGGCTTTCTTTGCGGCGGAGATCGACCGCCCACAGCGCTGA
- a CDS encoding RND family transporter, which translates to MVSSSPIRTRPSRGGEKLGEYSPTLERVAWFTLRRKGIVTLVWLGAAIGLGLLFPQLESVIREQSVDPIPAGVPSFQTLDRMGASFDERGAKTTVFVVMENSAGLSDNTRDRYHVLVDTLRADDRHVIAVRDLLSDPLTASQALSKDKQAWYLPVGVAGTLGGPDTAEAVAAVREIAESIFRDSGTTVRVTGPPATFSDQLAVGESDLVLITVATVLLIAVILLIVYRSVFTALMPLLVVGMSLAVGRGVLSGLGELGMPVSQFTSMFMTVIIFGAGVDYSVFLISRYHEGIRAGYSPDVAIAHANATIGRVVLASAGTVALAFLAMAFAKLSVFNTLGPACAIAIAFAFLATVTLLPLVLSFAAKKGAGLPRRDLTRDYWRRVGVMVIRRPVPLLAISVVVLIGLAMVAATIQITYDDREGQPPDTGSNEGYALLNRHFPKDIIISEFLVVESENDMRTAQGLADLDQLASRVAQIPGVTRVIGVTRPTGEKLEQAQLSWQNDQIGTKITEETGDGQARKGDLAVLKAGSEQLAGGLALLEDQISSNLAPLSGLLDEVSSFGPQLDEYRPLVNQLANAAPRLRQFSKQAPELSQLARRAQSAADAVAPALSALDNPWCQQIAQCSALRAQMADIRALADDQSLGRVADFAAQLGRVSAPGSTNIAQLQRSLQTLDSALQAIGGQDLGNRLSQLESGVGALADGARQLSNGVGALVDSNLQLLSGLAQVAAQLRAPAREVGDSDSATGFYLPADAFKDQQFSQVARQFISSDGKTVRYAVQTAYDPYSADAMTLANELSSVAENAMPNTTLEGGRASVAGFPAINADVQRLLSYDFKLLGIATLLIVGLILMLLLRAVVAPVYLLATVVLNYMAALGIGVLVLQHILGAGIAWPVPLVSFIVLVAVGADYNMLLVSRLREETRWSVRVGVMRTVAYTGSVITSAGLIFAASMFGLMVGSIDVMVQIGFIIGVGLLLDTFLVRTLVVPALAVLLGTASWWPGDIDRFRLAP; encoded by the coding sequence ATGGTGAGTTCGTCTCCCATTCGAACCCGCCCGTCGAGAGGGGGCGAGAAACTCGGCGAGTACAGTCCGACCCTTGAGCGGGTTGCATGGTTTACCCTCCGCCGCAAGGGAATTGTGACGCTGGTCTGGCTCGGCGCCGCCATCGGCTTAGGCCTTCTCTTTCCTCAACTGGAGTCAGTGATACGGGAACAATCTGTGGATCCGATCCCGGCCGGAGTCCCGTCTTTTCAGACCTTGGACCGTATGGGTGCATCTTTCGACGAGCGCGGCGCCAAGACCACAGTATTCGTTGTGATGGAGAACAGTGCAGGCCTGTCCGACAACACCCGCGATCGATATCACGTGCTTGTCGACACCCTGCGGGCGGACGACAGGCACGTCATCGCTGTCCGGGACCTGCTGAGCGATCCCCTCACCGCAAGTCAGGCTCTCAGCAAAGACAAGCAAGCCTGGTATCTGCCCGTGGGAGTGGCCGGCACACTCGGGGGACCCGATACCGCGGAGGCGGTCGCAGCGGTGCGTGAGATCGCTGAGAGTATCTTTCGTGACAGTGGGACGACAGTCCGTGTGACAGGCCCGCCCGCGACCTTTAGCGACCAACTCGCCGTGGGCGAGTCGGATCTGGTCCTGATCACTGTTGCCACCGTGCTGCTGATCGCCGTGATCCTCCTGATCGTCTATCGTTCGGTCTTCACCGCGCTGATGCCGCTGCTTGTCGTGGGCATGAGCTTGGCTGTGGGTCGCGGAGTTCTATCTGGACTGGGCGAGCTGGGCATGCCGGTATCCCAGTTCACGTCAATGTTCATGACCGTCATCATCTTTGGTGCCGGAGTTGACTATTCGGTGTTCCTCATCAGCCGCTATCATGAAGGTATTCGAGCGGGTTACTCTCCTGATGTCGCTATCGCCCACGCGAATGCAACTATCGGCCGCGTGGTTCTAGCGTCGGCGGGCACTGTGGCCCTAGCGTTCCTGGCTATGGCCTTCGCCAAGCTCAGTGTGTTTAACACTTTGGGTCCGGCCTGCGCAATCGCCATAGCTTTCGCATTCTTGGCGACGGTGACATTGCTGCCCCTCGTACTCTCTTTCGCTGCCAAGAAAGGCGCCGGCCTTCCCCGCCGTGACCTGACGCGGGATTACTGGAGAAGAGTCGGAGTCATGGTTATCCGGCGGCCGGTCCCTCTGCTCGCGATCAGTGTGGTCGTGTTGATCGGCCTCGCCATGGTCGCCGCAACAATTCAGATCACCTACGACGATCGCGAGGGGCAGCCACCTGACACAGGGAGCAACGAAGGATACGCGCTTCTCAACCGCCACTTCCCGAAAGACATCATCATCTCAGAATTCTTGGTGGTGGAGTCCGAGAACGACATGCGCACGGCTCAAGGCCTTGCCGACCTCGACCAGCTAGCCTCCCGCGTCGCGCAGATTCCCGGCGTGACCAGGGTCATTGGCGTGACGCGGCCGACCGGTGAGAAGCTAGAGCAGGCGCAATTATCTTGGCAGAATGATCAGATCGGTACCAAGATCACCGAGGAGACCGGTGATGGACAGGCCCGCAAGGGTGATCTGGCCGTCCTGAAGGCGGGGTCAGAGCAGCTCGCCGGAGGCCTGGCACTGTTAGAAGACCAGATATCCTCCAACCTCGCTCCGCTGTCGGGGTTGCTCGACGAGGTGTCGTCATTTGGCCCGCAGCTCGACGAGTATCGGCCGCTTGTGAACCAACTGGCGAACGCTGCCCCAAGGCTTAGACAGTTTTCCAAGCAAGCGCCCGAGCTGTCTCAACTCGCACGTCGGGCCCAGTCTGCGGCAGATGCGGTCGCGCCGGCGTTGTCCGCGTTAGACAATCCGTGGTGCCAGCAGATCGCGCAGTGCTCGGCACTGCGCGCGCAAATGGCCGACATCCGGGCACTCGCGGATGATCAGTCGCTTGGGAGGGTGGCTGACTTTGCCGCGCAGCTCGGCCGCGTGAGTGCGCCAGGCTCGACCAACATTGCACAGCTGCAGCGTTCTCTTCAAACGCTGGATTCTGCACTACAAGCCATCGGCGGACAGGACCTCGGGAACAGGCTCTCGCAACTCGAATCCGGCGTCGGCGCACTTGCCGACGGCGCGCGTCAGTTGTCGAACGGAGTCGGTGCTCTGGTGGACAGCAACCTTCAGCTACTCAGTGGACTGGCACAGGTCGCCGCACAGCTTCGGGCTCCCGCACGGGAGGTCGGCGATTCTGACTCGGCAACCGGCTTCTATCTCCCCGCGGATGCGTTCAAGGACCAGCAGTTCAGTCAGGTCGCTCGACAGTTCATCTCGTCCGACGGGAAAACCGTGCGCTATGCGGTACAGACCGCCTACGACCCATACTCTGCCGATGCAATGACGCTGGCGAACGAGCTGTCCAGCGTCGCCGAGAACGCGATGCCGAACACCACTCTGGAGGGCGGACGTGCTTCTGTTGCGGGCTTTCCTGCGATCAATGCCGACGTCCAGCGACTGTTGTCGTACGATTTCAAACTGCTCGGCATAGCCACCCTTCTCATCGTGGGTCTGATCCTGATGCTGCTGTTGCGGGCCGTCGTTGCACCTGTCTATCTCCTTGCAACCGTCGTCTTGAACTACATGGCGGCTCTCGGTATTGGTGTGCTCGTACTTCAACACATCCTCGGTGCCGGGATCGCCTGGCCCGTGCCACTGGTGTCGTTCATTGTCTTGGTGGCGGTGGGCGCCGACTACAACATGCTGCTGGTGTCACGGCTGAGAGAGGAAACGAGGTGGAGCGTGCGGGTCGGCGTAATGCGTACCGTCGCTTACACCGGGTCGGTCATCACCTCGGCTGGGTTGATATTCGCGGCCAGCATGTTTGGGCTGATGGTCGGGTCCATCGATGTGATGGTGCAAATCGGGTTCATCATCGGTGTCGGTTTGCTGCTCGACACGTTCCTGGTGCGGACCTTAGTAGTCCCGGCGCTAGCGGTGCTGCTGGGCACTGCGAGCTGGTGGCCGGGTGACATCGACCGTTTCCGGCTCGCCCCTTGA
- a CDS encoding DUF4873 domain-containing protein: MSDDHDLDYSGEGTLVCRGAEIHVEAKIKGYFQPLNGLYTWYGRIQKNDELDGLLKGARAIAVFTTPEGRAECVVGDPDFWGRYRISGKSTPPYHLPTTLEEVENMVEHHHK; encoded by the coding sequence ATGTCTGACGACCATGACCTCGACTACTCCGGCGAAGGAACCCTGGTGTGCCGCGGGGCGGAGATCCATGTCGAAGCGAAGATCAAAGGCTATTTCCAGCCGCTGAACGGCCTGTACACCTGGTATGGCCGGATTCAGAAGAATGATGAGCTCGACGGGCTCCTGAAAGGCGCCCGCGCGATCGCTGTATTTACGACCCCCGAGGGCCGAGCGGAGTGTGTCGTCGGGGATCCCGACTTCTGGGGCCGATACCGCATCTCAGGCAAGAGCACTCCGCCATACCACCTGCCCACCACTCTCGAGGAAGTCGAGAACATGGTCGAGCACCACCACAAGTGA
- a CDS encoding AurF N-oxygenase family protein — translation MTVQDVQMNPDFSKEGMARVNGRKPVDMERSAGRLLRSSAEKFYDAEIDIDWESPWEEGKCFLPEHRVSLYGTRLWDKMTEEQRRELGRHEIVSILSFGIYAENLLSSALLRMSAKGALTDQKSLYALTEIGDESRHSTMFARLINKTGVPPYKLPKGFLSFAKILHFVPLGPSVSGATLLIEEILDRAQREAMNDPSMQPQLRQLMKIHVLEEARHITFARLEMIEGMQRRRKATRAWHRGVLAVIANLAYPLLINPKVYPAVGISRWRGVWAQQTSPNYRTNLQFMSEPMIRFFHEAGMLEGKFTMAMWRATRSLPDDLR, via the coding sequence ATGACCGTGCAGGATGTCCAGATGAACCCCGACTTTTCGAAGGAGGGCATGGCTCGGGTGAACGGGCGTAAGCCCGTCGACATGGAACGATCTGCGGGTCGATTGCTGCGGTCTTCCGCGGAGAAGTTCTACGACGCGGAGATCGACATCGACTGGGAGTCGCCCTGGGAGGAAGGCAAGTGCTTTCTGCCAGAGCATCGAGTGTCGCTATACGGCACCAGGCTGTGGGACAAGATGACTGAGGAGCAGCGTCGCGAGTTGGGGCGCCATGAGATCGTGAGCATCCTCAGTTTCGGCATCTACGCAGAGAATCTGTTGAGTTCAGCGCTTCTGCGCATGTCGGCGAAGGGGGCTTTAACCGATCAGAAGTCTCTATACGCGTTGACAGAGATCGGCGATGAGTCCCGCCATTCCACTATGTTCGCGCGCCTCATCAACAAGACGGGCGTGCCCCCCTACAAGCTTCCTAAGGGCTTCTTGAGCTTCGCGAAGATCCTGCATTTCGTCCCTCTCGGGCCGTCGGTGTCTGGAGCTACGCTGTTGATCGAGGAAATCCTGGACCGCGCCCAGCGCGAGGCGATGAACGACCCCAGTATGCAGCCTCAGCTTCGCCAGCTCATGAAGATCCACGTCCTTGAGGAAGCCCGTCACATTACCTTTGCGCGACTGGAGATGATCGAAGGCATGCAGCGTCGTCGTAAGGCGACGCGCGCTTGGCACCGAGGGGTGCTTGCCGTCATCGCGAACCTGGCGTACCCGCTGCTCATTAATCCGAAAGTGTACCCCGCAGTGGGAATTAGTCGCTGGCGTGGCGTGTGGGCGCAGCAGACCAGCCCAAACTATCGGACCAACCTGCAATTTATGTCGGAGCCCATGATTCGGTTCTTCCATGAGGCGGGAATGTTGGAAGGCAAGTTCACAATGGCCATGTGGCGTGCGACGCGGAGCCTTCCCGACGATCTTCGCTGA